A genomic window from Rhizobium sp. 007 includes:
- a CDS encoding DUF2188 domain-containing protein translates to MIKVVYEVVPHDGGWAYRLGEVYSEAFPSHAEALEAARIVAAEQQVGGDSAEISWQDEKGKWHEEYAEGGDRPETEVVDTKWKGGGSADVSPRA, encoded by the coding sequence ATGATCAAGGTGGTTTACGAGGTCGTTCCCCATGACGGCGGCTGGGCCTACCGGCTGGGAGAAGTCTATTCCGAAGCATTCCCGTCGCATGCCGAAGCGCTGGAGGCAGCCCGCATCGTCGCGGCCGAACAGCAGGTCGGCGGCGATTCCGCCGAGATCAGCTGGCAGGACGAGAAAGGCAAATGGCATGAGGAATATGCCGAAGGCGGCGACCGGCCGGAGACGGAAGTCGTCGATACCAAATGGAAGGGTGGCGGTTCCGCCGATGTCTCTCCGCGTGCCTGA
- a CDS encoding pyridoxal phosphate-dependent aminotransferase encodes MAFLADALSRVKPSATIAVSQKARELKAKGRDVIGLGAGEPDFDTPDNIKKAAIDAINRGETKYTPVSGIPELRKAIAAKFKRENGLEYSWEQTIVGTGGKQILFNAFMATLNPGDEVVIPAPYWVSYPEMVALCGGTPAIVPTTQENNFKLQAADLDKAITPKTKWFVFNSPSNPSGAAYTHAELKALTDVLLKHPHVWVLTDDMYEHLTYGDFKFVTPVEVEPKLYDRTLTMNGVSKAYAMTGWRIGYAAGPLELIKAMDMVQGQQTSGATSIAQWAAVEALNGTQDFIPANKKIFEGRRDLVVSMLNQAKGITCPSPEGAFYVYPSCAGLIGKTAPSGKAIETDEDFVSELLESEGVAVVHGSAFGLGPNFRISYATSEALLEEACKRIQRFCAACK; translated from the coding sequence ATGGCCTTTCTTGCCGATGCTCTTTCCCGTGTGAAGCCTTCAGCCACCATCGCCGTCTCCCAGAAAGCGCGTGAGCTGAAAGCAAAGGGGCGCGATGTGATCGGCCTCGGCGCCGGCGAGCCGGACTTCGATACGCCGGACAATATCAAGAAGGCCGCCATCGACGCGATCAATCGCGGCGAGACGAAGTACACGCCGGTTTCCGGCATCCCGGAACTACGCAAGGCGATCGCCGCGAAGTTCAAGCGCGAGAACGGCCTGGAATATTCCTGGGAGCAGACGATCGTCGGCACCGGCGGCAAGCAGATCCTGTTCAACGCCTTCATGGCGACGCTGAATCCGGGCGATGAAGTCGTCATTCCGGCTCCCTACTGGGTGTCCTACCCGGAGATGGTGGCGCTTTGCGGCGGCACACCTGCAATCGTCCCGACCACGCAGGAAAACAACTTCAAGCTCCAGGCAGCCGATCTCGACAAGGCGATCACGCCGAAGACCAAGTGGTTCGTCTTCAACTCGCCGTCGAACCCGTCAGGCGCCGCCTATACGCATGCCGAACTCAAGGCTCTGACCGACGTGCTGCTCAAGCATCCGCATGTCTGGGTGCTGACCGACGACATGTACGAGCACCTGACCTATGGCGACTTCAAGTTCGTCACGCCGGTCGAAGTCGAGCCGAAGCTCTACGATCGCACGCTGACGATGAACGGGGTCTCCAAGGCCTATGCGATGACCGGCTGGCGCATCGGCTACGCGGCCGGCCCGCTTGAGCTCATCAAGGCGATGGACATGGTCCAGGGGCAGCAGACCTCGGGTGCGACGTCGATTGCCCAGTGGGCCGCCGTCGAGGCGCTGAACGGGACGCAGGATTTCATCCCGGCGAACAAGAAGATCTTCGAAGGCCGCCGCGATCTGGTGGTTTCTATGCTGAACCAGGCCAAAGGCATCACCTGCCCGTCACCGGAGGGTGCCTTCTACGTCTACCCGTCCTGCGCCGGCCTTATCGGCAAAACCGCGCCTTCGGGCAAGGCCATCGAGACCGACGAAGATTTCGTTTCTGAGCTGCTCGAAAGTGAAGGCGTCGCCGTCGTGCACGGCTCGGCCTTCGGCCTCGGCCCGAACTTCCGCATTTCCTATGCGACCTCGGAAGCTCTGCTCGAGGAAGCCTGCAAGCGCATCCAGCGCTTCTGCGCCGCCTGCAAGTAA
- a CDS encoding PQQ-dependent sugar dehydrogenase — protein MTIARTFAASLLFGAPVFAPGFAAAADRVETEKVAVSVETLAEGLEHPWAVEVLPDGAYLVTERPGRMRIVRDGTLSDPIGGVPDVRARGQGGLMDLALAPDFATSRTIYFTASTANRRGSGTEAFSATLATDGSKLENVKTIFTMKQFTGGSIQYGSRIAIAGDGSLFISIGDRGNRNRSQDWKDDAGSIVHINADGSIPADNPFKDSGKALPEIWSKGHRNPQGITFDIADGKLYTVEHGARGGDEINVIEPGKNYGWPIISYGRNYSGSKIGEGTAKKGLEQPLHYWDPSIAPGALAIYRGKMFPEWDGDFLVAALKFQLLSRMQRDKNGTFVEGEQIFEGDYGRLRDVIVAPDGALLIVTDEADGALLRVSRSDRQNG, from the coding sequence ATGACTATCGCCAGAACATTCGCCGCTTCGCTGCTTTTCGGCGCGCCGGTCTTCGCACCCGGCTTTGCCGCGGCGGCAGACAGGGTCGAGACCGAAAAGGTCGCAGTCAGCGTCGAAACCCTGGCGGAAGGGCTGGAGCATCCCTGGGCTGTGGAAGTGCTGCCTGACGGCGCCTATCTGGTGACCGAACGGCCTGGGCGGATGCGGATCGTCAGGGACGGCACGCTTTCAGATCCGATCGGAGGCGTGCCGGACGTCCGCGCCCGTGGCCAGGGCGGTTTGATGGACTTGGCACTTGCGCCGGATTTTGCGACGAGCCGCACGATCTATTTCACGGCATCGACCGCCAATCGAAGAGGCTCGGGAACCGAAGCCTTCAGCGCCACGCTTGCCACCGACGGCAGCAAACTCGAGAACGTGAAGACGATCTTCACGATGAAGCAGTTCACCGGCGGCAGTATCCAATACGGATCGCGCATTGCCATCGCGGGCGACGGTAGTCTCTTTATCAGCATCGGCGACCGCGGCAACCGCAATCGCTCGCAGGACTGGAAGGATGATGCCGGCTCGATCGTGCATATCAATGCCGATGGCAGCATCCCTGCGGACAACCCGTTCAAGGACAGCGGAAAGGCGCTGCCGGAAATTTGGTCGAAAGGCCATCGCAACCCGCAGGGCATCACCTTCGACATTGCCGACGGCAAACTCTACACCGTCGAGCACGGCGCGCGCGGCGGCGACGAAATCAATGTCATTGAACCCGGCAAGAACTACGGCTGGCCGATCATCAGCTATGGACGCAATTACTCCGGTTCAAAGATCGGCGAAGGCACGGCCAAGAAAGGACTGGAACAGCCGCTGCATTATTGGGATCCGTCGATCGCGCCAGGCGCGCTCGCGATCTATCGCGGCAAAATGTTTCCGGAGTGGGACGGCGACTTCCTTGTCGCAGCGCTCAAATTTCAACTGCTCTCCCGCATGCAGCGCGATAAAAACGGTACCTTCGTTGAAGGGGAGCAGATTTTCGAGGGTGATTACGGCCGCCTGCGGGATGTTATCGTTGCACCGGACGGTGCGCTCTTGATAGTCACGGACGAGGCCGATGGCGCACTGCTGCGTGTCTCGCGCTCCGACCGCCAGAACGGATAG
- a CDS encoding cold-shock protein, with amino-acid sequence MAETGTVKFFNTDKGFGFIKPDKGGADIFVHISAVQASGLAGLTENQKVSFDTEPDRRGKGPKAVNLQIAG; translated from the coding sequence ATGGCCGAGACTGGCACTGTAAAATTCTTCAATACCGACAAAGGCTTCGGATTCATCAAGCCGGATAAGGGTGGCGCCGACATCTTTGTTCACATTTCTGCCGTTCAGGCTTCCGGGCTTGCCGGCCTGACGGAAAATCAGAAGGTCAGCTTCGACACGGAGCCGGATCGTCGCGGCAAGGGCCCCAAGGCCGTCAATCTGCAGATTGCGGGCTGA
- a CDS encoding BA14K family protein — protein MNRLAKTFLLTATAAALTLSVIGEASARDRWHRHHNGDAALVGGAVGLATGLIVGSAIANQPRYYEEPRYIDPPYEPEYEAVPVYRAPPRYYAPVRADIEPWTPQWERYCSYRYRSFDPRSGTFVGNDGREHFCTAG, from the coding sequence ATGAACAGGCTCGCCAAGACATTTCTTCTGACCGCTACTGCCGCAGCCCTCACCCTTTCTGTAATCGGCGAAGCATCCGCCCGTGACCGCTGGCACCGCCATCACAATGGCGACGCAGCGCTTGTCGGCGGCGCCGTCGGTCTCGCAACCGGCCTGATCGTCGGCTCGGCCATCGCCAATCAGCCGCGCTATTATGAAGAGCCGCGCTATATCGATCCGCCCTATGAGCCGGAATATGAAGCCGTGCCGGTTTACCGCGCACCGCCGCGTTACTACGCCCCTGTCCGCGCTGATATCGAGCCCTGGACGCCGCAGTGGGAGCGCTACTGCTCTTACCGCTACCGCAGCTTCGATCCGAGAAGCGGCACCTTCGTCGGCAACGACGGCCGCGAGCACTTCTGCACCGCAGGCTGA
- a CDS encoding MBL fold metallo-hydrolase: MGMLQAGIIPVTPFQQNCTVLFDPDTKEGVVVDPGGDVPVILKALKENGLTIKQIWLTHGHLDHAGGAKELKETLGVEIVGPHEDDRPLLERIEMQAQQYGITGLQNVVPDRWLKDGDRISFGSHEFEVYHTPGHAPGHVIYFNRAQNFAHLGDVLFNGSIGRTDLPGGNHQQLLGSIRDKVLPLGDDVGFICGHGPGSRIGDERRGNPFLRGI, encoded by the coding sequence ATGGGCATGCTCCAGGCCGGCATCATTCCGGTGACACCCTTCCAGCAGAACTGCACGGTTCTCTTCGATCCGGACACGAAGGAGGGCGTAGTCGTCGATCCGGGCGGCGATGTGCCGGTCATTCTCAAAGCGCTTAAGGAGAACGGCCTGACCATCAAGCAGATCTGGCTGACGCACGGGCATCTCGACCACGCGGGTGGCGCGAAAGAACTGAAGGAAACGCTCGGCGTTGAAATCGTCGGTCCGCACGAGGACGATCGGCCATTGCTGGAACGGATCGAGATGCAGGCGCAACAATACGGCATTACCGGTCTTCAAAACGTCGTGCCGGACCGCTGGCTGAAGGATGGCGACAGGATTTCCTTCGGTAGCCACGAGTTTGAAGTCTATCACACGCCCGGCCACGCGCCCGGCCATGTCATCTATTTCAATCGCGCCCAGAACTTCGCCCATCTCGGCGACGTGCTCTTCAACGGCTCGATCGGCCGAACCGATCTGCCGGGTGGCAATCACCAGCAGCTGCTGGGTTCGATCCGCGACAAGGTGCTGCCTCTCGGAGATGATGTCGGCTTCATCTGCGGGCATGGCCCTGGCAGCCGCATCGGCGACGAGCGACGCGGCAACCCGTTCCTCAGGGGTATCTGA
- a CDS encoding DUF1236 domain-containing protein — protein MTFTRNLFLAGAVLAASAGFAHAEMSATAINDLNVRSGPGPQYPSVGVATRGSAAILDGCIQGSRWCRVDVNGMRGWVYAEYLQVEHQGNAMIVEENEAVLGVPSVTYESTATVVPADPQPAPGDELLGPVGSVEAITPPETVRTYIETTPTQTVQLGGDVVVGAEVPDTVTFQEIPDYQYRYVRINDRPVLVDPGTRRIVYVYQ, from the coding sequence ATGACCTTCACGAGAAATCTTTTCCTGGCAGGTGCCGTGCTCGCCGCGAGCGCTGGCTTTGCCCATGCGGAAATGAGCGCGACGGCCATCAACGACCTCAACGTGCGGTCCGGGCCTGGCCCGCAATATCCCTCGGTCGGCGTCGCAACGCGCGGCTCTGCGGCCATCTTGGATGGCTGCATCCAGGGCAGCCGTTGGTGCCGCGTCGATGTTAACGGCATGCGCGGCTGGGTCTATGCTGAATACCTGCAGGTCGAGCACCAAGGCAACGCGATGATCGTCGAAGAGAACGAGGCCGTTCTTGGCGTCCCGTCTGTGACTTATGAGTCGACCGCAACCGTCGTGCCCGCCGATCCGCAGCCCGCGCCCGGCGATGAACTGCTTGGCCCTGTCGGCTCCGTGGAAGCGATAACGCCACCGGAGACGGTCCGCACCTATATCGAAACCACGCCGACGCAGACGGTTCAGTTGGGCGGCGATGTCGTCGTGGGTGCCGAGGTTCCGGATACCGTGACCTTCCAGGAGATTCCCGACTACCAATACCGCTATGTGCGCATCAATGACCGGCCCGTGCTGGTCGATCCCGGCACCCGCCGCATCGTCTATGTCTATCAATAG
- a CDS encoding branched-chain amino acid aminotransferase, with protein MASVPFDQLDGEIWFNGEFVPWKDAKVHMLTHGLHYASAVFEGERAYGGRVFKLTEHNQRLHNSAEILGFKVPYSVEELDAATIELLKRQGFSEAYVRPIAWRGSEMMGISAQSNRINVAIAIWQWGSYFNPAEKLKGIRLDIAEYRRPDPKTAPSSSKAAGLYMICTISKHAAEAKGYADAMMLDYRGQVAEATGANIFFVKDGVIHTPLPDCFLNGITRQTVIELAKRRGYPVVERAIQPEELSGFSECFLTGSAAEVTPVSEIGPYKFTPATISETLMNDYMKEVYPAASIAAE; from the coding sequence ATGGCTTCAGTTCCCTTCGACCAGCTGGATGGCGAAATCTGGTTCAACGGCGAATTCGTGCCGTGGAAGGACGCGAAGGTTCATATGCTGACGCATGGTCTGCATTATGCCAGCGCGGTCTTCGAAGGCGAGCGCGCCTATGGCGGCCGCGTTTTCAAGCTGACGGAGCATAATCAGCGTCTTCACAACTCCGCTGAAATCCTTGGATTCAAGGTGCCTTACTCGGTCGAGGAACTCGATGCGGCAACTATCGAACTGCTGAAGCGCCAAGGTTTTTCCGAGGCCTATGTGCGCCCGATCGCCTGGCGCGGTAGCGAAATGATGGGGATTTCGGCGCAGTCGAACCGCATCAATGTCGCGATCGCCATCTGGCAGTGGGGCAGCTACTTCAATCCCGCCGAAAAGCTTAAGGGCATCCGCCTCGATATCGCCGAATATCGCCGCCCCGACCCGAAGACGGCGCCGTCTTCGTCGAAGGCCGCCGGCCTCTACATGATCTGCACCATCTCCAAGCATGCCGCGGAGGCCAAGGGCTATGCAGATGCGATGATGCTCGATTACCGCGGCCAGGTCGCCGAAGCGACGGGCGCCAACATCTTCTTCGTCAAGGACGGCGTCATCCATACGCCGCTTCCCGACTGCTTCCTTAACGGCATTACGCGCCAGACGGTGATCGAACTCGCCAAGCGCCGCGGCTATCCGGTCGTCGAGCGGGCAATCCAGCCAGAAGAGCTTTCGGGCTTCAGCGAATGCTTCTTGACGGGCTCTGCTGCGGAAGTGACGCCGGTCTCCGAGATCGGACCTTATAAATTCACGCCGGCAACGATCTCCGAGACGCTGATGAACGACTACATGAAGGAAGTTTATCCGGCGGCGTCTATCGCGGCCGAGTAA
- a CDS encoding MarR family transcriptional regulator, producing MENTGIIDFEIIELFFFAYRDFVSDPDAILEKSGFGRAHHRVVHFVNREPGMTVADLLDTLKITKQSLARVLKQLIDSGYIRQVAGPEDRRQRKLYPTKTGRELALALAEPQSRRIERAFDGAAPDVRESVKAFLRGMRDRQTTKAD from the coding sequence ATGGAAAACACCGGCATCATCGATTTCGAGATCATCGAGCTCTTCTTTTTCGCCTATCGCGATTTCGTCTCTGATCCGGATGCGATCCTGGAAAAGAGCGGGTTCGGCCGGGCTCATCATCGGGTAGTGCATTTCGTTAACCGTGAACCGGGCATGACCGTTGCCGATCTTTTGGATACATTGAAGATTACCAAACAGAGCCTCGCTCGAGTGCTCAAACAACTGATCGATTCGGGGTATATTCGTCAGGTTGCTGGGCCTGAAGACCGGCGCCAGCGTAAGCTTTATCCGACTAAGACTGGGCGCGAACTCGCGCTCGCTCTGGCGGAGCCGCAATCGCGCCGCATTGAGAGAGCATTCGACGGTGCCGCTCCGGACGTGCGCGAAAGTGTAAAGGCATTTCTGAGGGGTATGAGGGACAGGCAAACAACGAAAGCGGATTGA